GTCAGCGGCTCAGATTAAGAGCACGGTGAACCAGCTGGGGACCAGTCAGGACACCAGTGAACTCCAGGATCGTCTGTATGTATCCACCGTATCTCCATTGACTACCATAATGTTTCTTCTCTCTGCCAAACACACATACCTACACTACACTGGGCTGGTCACCTTGATCTGTTATGGACAGTTGATGCTGCGTCAGAGCTGTCATACTGCAGTATCATGTTAAACCGTGCCTCTATGATTACTGTATAGGGATGGtatctttaaaacacacattgttCAGAAGGCACATCAAATGATGTTTAAATGACACATGCACTATTACACAGCGCTGTCACATGTACGagaaatatatactgtattgttTAGGATGATGGGTGGTCTGGAGCTGTAGTAACAGAGCAGCTCACTGTCTTGTTATTCTAAACGGTTGGTGTTTCCACAGGCAGCAGATACAACATTATACCAACCAACTGGCAAAAGAAACCAACAAGCACCTGAAAGAGTTGGGATCAATCCCTTTGCCCAGTTCACCCTCAGAGCAAGTAAGTATCGCTCTGCATGTGTTGATACAGTACATCATAACTATAAAAAGATGAGTATGTTAAGAGTTAAGGTAACAGCTGTCCCTCCAGCCTCTACATGCAGCACTAAGGATCACAAACCTCCACAAATCGTTCCTTCTATGATTTCCCAACAGCTGACAGGCAGCTAGTTTTGGCTGTGCTGTTGATGTTATATTGTCTCAACAGAAAACAATTCAAATATAATGTGCTAAAGTTGTACATTTTACCAATGGTGTAACTcaaaagaagatgaaaagaaTGAATGATTAACTTGAGGTAATAAAAGTCACCGATAACAGAGAAGCACGATGGCTCTTCAAAAGTAGCTGCAGAAAATGAGTAAATGTCCCTGAGCAGCTATTAAAGTCTTCAGctgtctaaccctaaccctgtcaCAGCCTACTGCCTTTATTAACGTTACCTCAGTGCTTATGTCATCGTCTTAGTTCATCTCTCTGTGTATACAATAAGCCAGATTTTCATCAAAATGTCTTCCACACATCCACAccctgaagaaaaagaaacgtaTGGATTTAGTTGAGTCCATGATCTTTGTCCTGACAGGAGCAGGTATGGACTAGCTTTATATACCCAGTATAATGAAGTCACGTCAAATGTTGGAAATGTCAGATTCTACACAGGCCTGACACGATAATTACGTTATCGATTTATCGTACTGATTCGTACATTATATGGATATGACCTCAGTCATTTTCACTAAGTCGTGGTGTGATGTTGTTTCGTTACTTAAGAACGTCACAACATTACTGTAAAAAACAcgttttctgtcatttctggTCTCACTGCTTCTGTcctgctgctaacagctaacgctgACTCAGTGGCTCCCAAACCttttctgcagggccccccttttgtagatGAGAATATTTTCGAGCCTcccctgggagccctgtcacaaacttgtccatgttatgctagcagggcttAACTCTTGCCACGCCCCCCCCCTGCGATAGCTCTGcgccccccactttgggaaccactgcgcTAACTAACGCTAACGGCCTCTCCTGCAGATTTAAGTTGCCTTATCAGGAAAAACATGGTGCGTCTTCTGGATGCGTCGATAGTGAGTTTACTATGTCCCAAACAAATCTTATATAATCTCGGGACgctgctgtactgtagaaaacaaCGAGTCCCGtcacgttttcagaattttgaCACATAAGTATCagttctcgtgacatccctagATATGAATGCAGCTATTTCCAGATTGTACGAGCATTTCAGGCCACAACCATGTCAGTTGGCATTTGCACAATGTTAACCCTCATCGTGGGCGTTTTACCATGCCAGATGAATTCAGTCAATACCTGAGGTCCCTTTCCGAGGTAACCAAAGAGGCAACATCTGTTGGGCTGCCTCTTTGGTCCAAGTGGCCGTCCGGAGCAGAGACCAGAGTTCAGATGCAGGTTCCAGttaaaaccaacaaaacaatTCCTTATGGAGTTTAAAAGATATAGGAACTATTGTCCTTCTAAATAACTGAACAACAGCAATGAGCCTTGTCCTAGATGTGAGTTCTAAACATTAATTACATCCTACAAAATAAAGCCATCTGATAATATTCATTGCTCATGAATCAGTCGTGGTCTAAAAGCTGTTTGTTGCCCTCCAGGCTCCGGCTTCACATTCAAACTGTTTTCCTTTCGTGTCGGCCTCACTTCCTTTTAATTAGGGTTCAGTATCCAGTAGGCATGTATAGAGGCCCCTGGCCAGCGAGGGCAGCAATGTATATATTAGACTCAATGAATATAGTAAATTGGCTCTAACGGGAAGGACAGTCATACTAATGAAGCTGATCTGTCCCAtgagacgagacgagaggagacCAAACTAGTGTTCCAAATGCCCTCTGAATGCGGCTATAGTTAGAGAGAGATTGAACTTCTAGAGATCAGCCAAATTGTAGGAAAATGTTAATCCCTAGATAAATAAAGTCTGATCTACACCACAAAATCAGGATCATCGAGTTCACAGACTGGCATCACCTCTGATTCATAAATGGTGTTGATGGAAGCTGTGCATAAAACGCTAAACACCTGTGACACACACCCCTCCCGCCACCCCAGTGCAACCTTTAAAGGTGCAAAGAAATCTTCTCAGACACATTCCCCTGAAGGAAGAGAATATTCAAGAAACACACAATCTAAAAATACGCCCGACGTGGCTTAAAATATGATGACCTGCTATGTTCAGAGTCCAGTAAGTCAACAGAATATAGAGGTGCACTGCTGGGCTTGTCTTCTGGGATGCAGGTTTAtcatcacaaataaaaacagagctGCCCAGAACCAGGACCTCATGCAAAGCAAGAGGTCTGCTGCATACTGTGTGCGGGATGCAGGCTACATATCATGTCCCATTACATTGTTGTTAAAGATATTAGTCCGTGTGTTGGAAAGATATGTAGATTTAGAAAAGTTCTAAGAGTCTAAAAAGAGTGGTGCCGCAGAGGGTGTCCAGGTAGCGCCTtacaaaacaaatgcttttttgAATGAACTTTGAAGCTGAAGACTCTGACTGAGAGGACAAAGCAACACTCAGATTAACTCTGCTTGTTGCTTTGAATTTTCATAATCAAGGTTATAACTGATTGACAGGAAGGCAAAGAGGAAAATATGCCAGTAGTTTGATTTCTTTCCATCACATGTTCTCCAACAGTCTGGTTTATTCGATGTGgtaaattagattatttttggCATTATAAAGAAATGTCTCTATATCTTTATGAATTCTTCCTTGTGCTTCTAACTGATCTCGTACCAtctgtttccctctgctctgGTGTCCAGAGGCAGCAAAAGATCCAGAGGGACCGGCTGATGAACGACTTCTCAGCAGCTCTCAACAACCTCCAGGCTGTCCAGCGGCGTgcagcagagaaggagaaggagtcCGTTGCCAGAGCGAGAGCTGGATCCCGCCTATCGGTAAGTAGGAGTCAGTGGTGCTTTCACAGCACAGGCTGGCAGATAAAGAATTCACCGTACCACATTAATGAGAGGAGTGTGATATGTCAGATGTGATTCAAGACTTCATAATCTTTGTTTTGCTAATTTGACTTTGTCAATAGTGGAtttttccctctccctcagGCTGAAGACAGTTCTCGGGATGAAAAGCTTGTTTCTTTTGACAAGTAAGTGActgtcattcattcattgttccTTATTGTCAGGCCACGGCCCTTTGCAAGGTATATTATGGAGACCTAAAGTATTCaagatgaattaaataaatcacaacattaattattattattattattataataataaattgataaatacagacaaaaatatATGCAATGGTCATCTAATGCTTTTTGATAACAGGAAAGCATCAGTAATATCGCCGCTGTATCGTTAGTATTTTCTATTGTAGACAAATCCCTCACAAATCACATCAGTGCCAGCAAAGtgccaaaatataaacaaaccaaacaaagctGTGATTGGACAGTTGATTGTTGATTGACAATCTGTTGCCatctgaaaaagaaagaagctccCCTGCACCTCCTCATGAAAACTAATGgcagttcttttttttattttagtattggCAGGTGTTTGCTGTCCTCTGCTGGACAGCACTTAAATATAACACTTTGTTTCTGGGTTGTGGTTTTATTGTAATGTGGCATGGAAAATTGatgtcacaataaaaaaatgtattcagctATTTACCTTGGATTTATTATATAATCCTATAATTGCAAAAAATGATTTCTTGCCTACCAGGCGTTATAAAGTTAACCCAGTTTTCCCAGCGTGTTGCCTTCAGGGACAATGAATTCCATCTTATTTTATCTCAGACTTTTTGTAAAAGTCCATTCATGTATTTAATTTGGTGCCGTTTTGGAGAATATGTTATTTAACAATCAATGTTTTAATATGAAGATAATATGGAATTTACATTTTCCATGTAAGAAAAGTTACAAACATTTGTCTATGCTGTCAATTATAATtcttaagtaaaatatttaagtCGGCAGGTCAGGTATTTTCGCATTTTCTATCTTCCATACTAAAAGAAACAAACCATTAATAGATGAACTCAGATtgcatgtgtgaaagtgttgaAGAATAATGAAGGGCTTTTGCACTAGATTCAGTTTgggtttatgtatttatgtagtGCTGTTTTCAAAAAGTTGTTTTAGAAGTTGTTTCATACATTCATACAGCTcataaagtgcaaaagaaagaaCCAGAGTGACAACAACGTACAATGAACACTGCAGGAGGAAGGTCAGCCTTAGTCTGTAACAGTTGAGCTATGTGTTCACACACATTATTCAGACTCTTTAcatgttttcaaaaatgtttttctgtttgtgtaaagCCAAGACGACTGGGGTCAGATGACCACCCAGACAGAGGAGGTGGCGGCCATCACAGAGGAGGACCTGGAGCTCATCAAGGACAGAGAAACCAACATCAGACAGCTGGAGGTCAGCCATTGCTTATTATTTCTAATAAGAATACATACTGTACCATCAGCCCCCACCATGGCTACTGGCCTCTGCTAAAATCTACTGTCATGTTCTgggcgcacacacacctgccacaGCTTTTTGTCCATCTGTGTTTTTCAGTCCGACATTTTGGATGTAAACCAGATCTTCAAGGACCTGGCAGTGATGATCCACGATCAGGGAGAGATGATTGGTGAGCAGACCTGGGGTTGTTATTCTCACGGCTCCTAAACACACCACCAGTggaaacaattaatcaatgctccacattacagttcatttagctgacgcttttgtccaaagcgacttacaaaaggtgcaaacaatcatgaggatacaactccgaacagcaagactCCTGCAAggacaatagcttcaaataggtacaatcctttaagtgcagaacaacagcttcaaataagccaaacaaaagtgcaacatacagaaacaatagaatacgaattcaaccattagctacaaataaaccaaaccaatgtATGCTCTACATACAGAACTAAGAAGTTGTCAGGTGAGTTTTCGGTCTGCGTCGGCAGTtttgaagactttctgctgacctgacataaATGGGtcggtcgttccaccatttagGATCCAGGATAGTGAACATGCGGGttta
This region of Cottoperca gobio chromosome 11, fCotGob3.1, whole genome shotgun sequence genomic DNA includes:
- the stx12 gene encoding syntaxin-12, producing MSYGKAESRPVPRDFTSLIQTCSSNIQKLTQNTAQIKSTVNQLGTSQDTSELQDRLQQIQHYTNQLAKETNKHLKELGSIPLPSSPSEQRQQKIQRDRLMNDFSAALNNLQAVQRRAAEKEKESVARARAGSRLSAEDSSRDEKLVSFDNQDDWGQMTTQTEEVAAITEEDLELIKDRETNIRQLESDILDVNQIFKDLAVMIHDQGEMIDSIEANVENAEVHVERGAEQLQRAAYYQQKSRKKICIIAMVCSIVLVILGIIIWKAASN